One genomic window of Polyangium aurulentum includes the following:
- a CDS encoding patatin-like phospholipase family protein, whose product MRKTKRDGARRKVALILSGGGARGAYEVGVLSYVLDGFARVRGAAPRIDILCGTSVGAINACFLAAHLSDATTGVRRLSNLWTELCLPDVLGFGMRQAFSLPRVLLGGGKVAAGVFDVTPMAKLVEREIPWRAIARTLRHGHLGALSVSATEVAWGRTVTFMQTGPDGTLPTTAPPRTVIRGAHIGPLHALASASIPILFPPVRIGRELFMDGGVRQNTPIAPALRLGATHVFAIGLSREVHGVTTSPEDEKPPGAAFMLGKILNAFLLDHIQTDLEVLTKVNHVIEDAERTFGPDFLQKVNAHAERRGSPPYSKIHSLVVRPSEDIGRLAAEYVRRGNIRGGHAFARNLLTILDVGEATEADLASYLLFDGAFARKLIDLGRADAEARRHDIAEFFGSASEDVEPEPTEEERWSIPPPVE is encoded by the coding sequence ATGAGAAAGACGAAGCGTGACGGAGCTCGTCGCAAGGTAGCGCTGATCCTCTCGGGCGGCGGTGCGCGCGGAGCCTACGAGGTCGGCGTGCTGTCGTACGTGCTCGACGGCTTCGCGCGCGTGCGTGGCGCCGCGCCCCGCATCGACATCCTGTGCGGCACGTCGGTCGGCGCGATCAACGCCTGCTTCCTCGCCGCGCACCTGAGCGACGCGACGACGGGCGTGCGCCGGCTGTCGAACCTGTGGACCGAGCTGTGTCTGCCCGACGTGCTCGGCTTCGGCATGCGTCAGGCCTTCAGCCTGCCGAGGGTCCTGCTCGGCGGCGGCAAGGTCGCGGCCGGCGTCTTCGACGTGACGCCGATGGCCAAGCTCGTCGAGCGCGAGATCCCCTGGCGCGCCATCGCGCGCACGCTGCGCCACGGGCACCTCGGCGCGCTCAGCGTCTCGGCCACCGAGGTCGCCTGGGGCCGCACGGTGACGTTCATGCAGACCGGCCCCGACGGCACGCTGCCGACGACGGCCCCGCCGCGCACGGTGATCCGCGGCGCGCACATCGGCCCGCTGCACGCGCTCGCCTCCGCCTCGATCCCCATCCTCTTCCCGCCCGTGCGCATCGGCCGCGAGCTGTTCATGGACGGCGGCGTCCGACAGAACACGCCCATCGCCCCCGCGCTGCGGCTCGGCGCGACGCACGTCTTCGCGATCGGCCTGTCGCGCGAGGTGCACGGCGTCACGACCTCCCCCGAGGACGAGAAGCCCCCGGGCGCAGCCTTCATGCTCGGCAAGATCCTGAACGCGTTCTTGCTCGATCACATCCAGACCGACCTCGAGGTGCTGACCAAGGTCAACCACGTGATCGAGGACGCCGAGCGCACCTTCGGGCCGGACTTCCTGCAGAAGGTGAACGCGCACGCCGAGCGGCGGGGCTCGCCGCCCTACAGCAAGATCCACTCGCTCGTCGTGCGACCGAGCGAGGACATCGGCAGGCTCGCGGCCGAGTACGTGCGTCGCGGGAACATCCGCGGCGGCCACGCGTTCGCGCGCAACCTGCTCACCATCCTCGACGTCGGCGAGGCGACCGAGGCCGACCTCGCGAGCTACCTGCTCTTCGACGGCGCCTTCGCGCGCAAGCTCATCGACCTCGGCCGCGCCGACGCCGAGGCCCGCAGGCACGACATCGCCGAGTTCTTCGGCAGCGCCTCCGAGGACGTCGAGCCCGAGCCCACCGAAGAGGAACGCTGGAGCATCCCGCCCCCCGTGGAATGA
- a CDS encoding metallophosphoesterase: MHHTVVISDIHLCEVEPGTGPWMRYRQRAYIPDAEIARMLDAARAKVRGDALTLVLNGDVFDFDAPRVVGTESVFHDLPRSAEHAVPAVAAILDDHPVFVAAIGRVLADGHEVVIISGNHDVQLTLPEVRAIVAARFVEAATAALGDGSSAGPPSARATLAARIHFRAWFHVTPDGVLVEHGHLYDPYCSYRYPMAPYKRGRREIVGTMGSIGTRLLVSRLGYFNPHVESSIMMSKLGYLKHWAQYYLFTRRSISLIWAYGTCRALLTLWMNRESACEARFRGNILACARETGQPAAAIAGHARLFTAPADETLFRCVRELWVDRVALGLVGFALGMAWLIYAGMPWGLLGLLAPLVMLMIYERVYPKPPIEDTWGRVGGAMRQIATLHKARAVVFGHTHNAEASWEDNVFYGNSGSWSAAYHDETCTKPVYQERPLIWLTSDGRGELFGGLWTWKNGTLERRVVRARPEVEEEEIVAAPVSGWQTTAAARESSAALSRDGSTGVSSQEASG; this comes from the coding sequence ATGCATCACACTGTCGTGATCTCCGACATCCACCTGTGCGAAGTGGAGCCGGGTACCGGGCCGTGGATGCGGTACCGGCAGCGGGCTTACATCCCCGATGCTGAGATCGCGCGCATGCTGGACGCGGCGCGCGCAAAGGTGCGCGGGGATGCGCTCACCCTGGTGCTCAACGGGGACGTGTTCGACTTTGACGCACCGCGCGTCGTCGGCACCGAGAGCGTCTTCCACGATCTGCCTCGCTCGGCCGAGCACGCGGTGCCGGCGGTGGCGGCCATCCTCGACGATCACCCGGTGTTCGTCGCGGCCATCGGTCGCGTGCTCGCCGATGGCCACGAGGTCGTGATCATCTCGGGCAACCACGACGTGCAGCTCACGCTCCCCGAGGTGCGCGCGATCGTCGCGGCGCGGTTCGTCGAAGCAGCGACCGCGGCGCTCGGTGACGGATCCAGCGCGGGCCCGCCCTCGGCGCGCGCCACGCTCGCCGCGCGCATCCACTTCCGCGCGTGGTTCCACGTGACCCCTGACGGCGTGCTCGTCGAGCACGGCCACCTCTACGATCCGTACTGCAGCTACCGCTACCCGATGGCGCCCTACAAGCGCGGGCGGCGGGAGATCGTCGGCACCATGGGATCGATCGGCACGCGCCTTCTGGTCTCGCGCCTCGGCTACTTCAATCCGCACGTCGAGAGCTCGATCATGATGAGCAAGCTCGGCTACCTGAAGCACTGGGCGCAGTACTACCTGTTCACGCGGCGCTCGATCTCGCTCATCTGGGCTTACGGCACGTGCCGCGCCCTGCTCACGCTGTGGATGAACCGCGAGAGCGCTTGCGAGGCGCGGTTCCGCGGCAACATCCTCGCCTGCGCGCGCGAGACGGGCCAGCCCGCGGCGGCGATCGCCGGGCACGCGCGCCTGTTCACGGCGCCGGCCGACGAGACCCTCTTCCGCTGCGTGCGCGAGCTGTGGGTCGACAGGGTCGCGCTGGGGCTCGTGGGCTTCGCGCTCGGCATGGCGTGGCTCATCTACGCGGGCATGCCGTGGGGCCTGCTCGGCCTGCTCGCGCCGCTCGTCATGCTCATGATCTACGAGCGCGTCTACCCGAAGCCTCCGATCGAGGACACGTGGGGACGCGTGGGCGGCGCGATGCGGCAGATCGCGACGCTCCACAAGGCGCGCGCGGTGGTCTTCGGCCACACGCACAACGCCGAGGCCTCGTGGGAAGACAACGTCTTCTACGGCAACAGCGGCTCGTGGAGCGCGGCGTACCACGACGAGACGTGCACCAAGCCCGTCTACCAGGAGCGCCCGCTCATCTGGTTGACGAGCGACGGGCGCGGCGAGCTGTTCGGCGGCCTGTGGACCTGGAAGAACGGCACGCTCGAGCGGCGCGTCGTGCGCGCTCGGCCCGAGGTCGAAGAGGAGGAGATCGTCGCCGCCCCCGTGTCCGGCTGGCAGACGACGGCCGCGGCGCGCGAGAGCAGCGCAGCCCTGTCGCGTGACGGCAGCACGGGCGTGTCATCCCAGGAGGCGAGCGGCTGA
- the ftsH gene encoding ATP-dependent zinc metalloprotease FtsH, whose amino-acid sequence MGWLSKFEKRLGRAAGPVLVVIIMVALTAIGLSVRSGREGSISYTELTRLPGSGLVSEVHVDGERFMVKRTGGEEVVGIVGDADARRALVDRFAEAGVAVEYGAREEAASARAAAAVAPILAMLVLGGVALTVYRKRNRGHFTELSKGPKTAPVRFADVAGMEEVKESLTEAVEFLKNPERFGRLGGRAPRGVLLTGEPGTGKTLLARAAATEAGVPFLSASGSSFQEMFVGVGASRVRTLFAEARRVAPCIVFIDEIDAVGRSRGKGGDSASADHDQTLNQLLVEMDGFDHTTGIVVMASTNRVDVLDPALLRPGRFDRQVVVPLPDVRGRREILEVHARPIAIQDNVDLAHVAKVTPGFSGAELANLLNEAAILAAREGAEAVDHAHIDKARDRVLMGAERKNVLIDPEERFATAVHEAGHVAVALASPNTDPVHKVSILPRGRALGVTQALPEKDRLMYRKEYLEDQIAMLMGGRAAEMVILGTMTAGASDDIQRAANLARKMVAELGMSELGPISVSDMPGQPSHSAGLLDRVDETARQLVERQLARACKIVEERREGIAKLVERLLEEDTLVGESITNCFSAEEQKRTG is encoded by the coding sequence ATGGGATGGCTGTCTAAGTTCGAGAAGCGTCTGGGGCGGGCTGCGGGTCCGGTGCTCGTGGTGATCATCATGGTCGCGCTGACGGCGATTGGGCTGTCGGTGCGCAGCGGCCGTGAGGGATCGATCTCGTACACGGAGCTCACGCGACTTCCGGGCTCGGGCCTCGTGAGCGAGGTTCACGTCGACGGCGAGCGCTTCATGGTCAAGCGCACCGGCGGCGAAGAGGTCGTGGGCATCGTGGGCGACGCCGATGCGCGTCGCGCGCTCGTGGATCGCTTCGCCGAGGCCGGCGTTGCGGTCGAGTACGGCGCGCGTGAAGAAGCGGCGAGCGCCAGGGCGGCGGCTGCGGTCGCTCCCATCCTCGCGATGCTTGTGCTCGGCGGCGTGGCCCTGACGGTCTACCGCAAGCGCAACCGCGGGCACTTCACCGAGCTGTCCAAGGGTCCGAAGACGGCTCCCGTTCGCTTCGCCGACGTGGCGGGCATGGAAGAGGTGAAGGAGTCGCTCACCGAGGCGGTGGAGTTCCTCAAGAACCCCGAGCGCTTCGGTCGTCTCGGCGGGCGCGCGCCGCGCGGCGTGCTGCTCACGGGTGAGCCGGGCACGGGCAAGACGCTGCTCGCGCGTGCTGCGGCCACGGAGGCGGGCGTGCCCTTCCTCTCGGCGTCCGGCTCGAGCTTCCAGGAGATGTTCGTCGGCGTCGGTGCCTCGCGTGTTCGCACCCTGTTCGCCGAGGCTCGCCGCGTGGCGCCGTGCATCGTGTTCATCGACGAGATCGACGCCGTGGGCCGCTCGCGCGGCAAGGGTGGCGACTCGGCCTCGGCCGACCACGACCAGACGCTCAACCAGCTCCTCGTGGAGATGGACGGCTTCGATCACACGACGGGCATCGTCGTGATGGCCTCGACCAACCGCGTCGACGTGCTCGACCCTGCGCTCCTCAGGCCCGGTCGCTTCGATCGGCAGGTGGTGGTGCCGCTGCCCGACGTGCGTGGCCGCCGTGAGATCCTCGAGGTGCACGCTCGTCCGATCGCGATCCAGGACAACGTCGACCTGGCGCACGTGGCGAAGGTGACGCCCGGCTTCTCGGGCGCGGAGCTGGCGAACCTCTTGAACGAGGCTGCCATCCTGGCGGCGCGCGAGGGTGCGGAGGCGGTGGATCACGCGCACATCGACAAGGCGCGCGACCGCGTGCTGATGGGTGCGGAGCGCAAGAACGTGCTCATCGATCCGGAGGAGCGCTTCGCGACGGCGGTGCACGAGGCAGGTCACGTGGCCGTGGCGCTCGCGTCGCCGAACACCGACCCGGTGCACAAGGTGTCGATCCTGCCGCGCGGCCGCGCGCTCGGCGTGACGCAAGCCCTGCCCGAGAAGGATCGGCTCATGTACCGCAAGGAGTACCTCGAGGATCAGATCGCCATGCTCATGGGCGGCCGTGCCGCGGAGATGGTGATTCTCGGGACGATGACCGCGGGCGCCTCGGACGACATCCAGCGCGCAGCCAACCTGGCGCGCAAGATGGTGGCGGAGCTCGGCATGAGCGAGCTCGGACCGATCAGCGTGAGCGACATGCCGGGCCAGCCCTCGCACAGCGCGGGCCTGCTCGACCGGGTGGACGAGACGGCGCGCCAGCTCGTCGAGAGGCAGCTCGCCCGCGCCTGCAAGATCGTGGAGGAGCGGCGCGAAGGGATCGCCAAGCTCGTCGAGCGGCTGCTCGAAGAGGACACGCTGGTGGGCGAGTCGATCACGAACTGCTTCAGCGCCGAGGAGCAGAAGAGGACGGGTTGA
- a CDS encoding serine/threonine-protein kinase PknK — MAMHPDQLAEFEILRRLGAGGMAEVFLAKKRGAEGTYKLLVVKRVLPVHGSSRRFRTMFVEEAHLATRLNHPNIVQVYEFSDHGDEGLLLSMEYVEGFDLGKIMSAAKRSSSRLPPFVAAYIVSEAAKGLHYAHERKDEGGVPLAIVHRDVSPQNILVAYDGAVKIADFGIASANLFREEPGVLKGKFAYMSPEQARGDRVDRRSDIYALGVVFYELLALRSPYGKLADEALLEAVKSGSYKPPSTYAPDVPPELEAIILRAMRRAPEERFGTAREMSAAIARTLLAKQELIDNASIEAMLMELFGRELELPAAGMHETSQAATLAAVPLARTPSEGTHSAPPARVAREVRHVAVVTLRIDSGIDMETAGGKQAARRAGASIRATLDDIAFKRGAVWSWESPWSARAVVGLMANPSRAAADAASLAIDVHEALAGASEDQPAPLSASIGIVRGIASGERDDQGHLVRHTLQEPSDYLADRVGAATPFGRTWVAGGVYRLVRRDFRWGEAPSLELREAGGHRVPAQMRLYALERPLTREERMSEHALAQSDLVGRDAEKADLQTAYHRAVSPPLGGVPGSPPSSQGPSALARSPRGELVARVVVGEMGIGKTALVSTFLSELPSGARVVQVECSPVKIELPLATVADVLREVTGMGLDNPLEEAQAALTSIFGPVARLPNASREILRLAELVTGKQHSEPHEEDAGNYRHDLVVQGLRHLLGALAADQPLVMVVDGLQWADRASLELLKELLRRSQPLAILAVLVTRPEERVIPYIEGLVRIELKGLEPEEQVRLVEARLGVRDGVAAVCGELVPRVAGNPFFLLEMVDALLERGTLEIVEREDGRHELVRHERPGERSEALPQTLEQLIGDRLRELPLEEHDVVDWLAVAGGPLSESDILALARLPDDEAITRLCARGLCDRRTGAIDFRHPLARDVAYLALDPPKRSRMHLALGEHLLRTPLARGLPAAIVARHLARGEASVPAAEMYLEAAGAARSAHQEQLALRYYVRALALLPPEDPRRIGAHASLEAIYRHLGRRQERRKHLLELRRLARQSGKARWAALALVRTARLDCDDGHLARGLPVAQRAAEVARIARQPALEVEAFTILAEILGDLGDVQGAIDACERALRVAQSAKLPPRLRAEVLRSKGVLLRRVGRVEEAAMAHAEAIAVFRAVGARRSEARAKNALAYAMFVMERFEDAIALGLASIGIDLDIGGRFQIAKTLSNVGQAYARLGDTERGLSYLKRAREAHERYADQDSRADTLLCSAEILLETGNVFEAAALCGDAGALVAATGSAYDTVHERIVRALLARAEGRPGEAVAHAQAARKLAEPQGLLSYHIYATAIEAAARVDAGEQHTGVLLARTALGAIEATSSSEYGIEVRALCCDALRKGMSTSGRDALLRTSSHVRRVADHIRDPRLRSLFLRRPVVERILSQAEGAGAGLSPYDPLSRGGTA, encoded by the coding sequence ATGGCCATGCACCCCGACCAACTCGCCGAGTTCGAGATCCTGCGCCGCCTGGGCGCCGGCGGCATGGCCGAGGTCTTTCTGGCGAAGAAGCGCGGGGCCGAGGGCACCTACAAGCTGCTCGTCGTCAAGCGCGTCCTGCCCGTCCACGGCTCGTCCCGCCGCTTCCGCACGATGTTCGTCGAGGAGGCGCACCTCGCGACGCGCCTGAACCACCCGAACATCGTCCAGGTCTACGAGTTCTCCGACCACGGCGACGAGGGCCTCCTGCTCTCGATGGAGTACGTCGAGGGCTTCGACCTCGGCAAGATCATGTCCGCGGCCAAGCGCTCGAGCTCGCGGCTGCCGCCCTTCGTCGCCGCCTACATCGTCTCCGAGGCCGCGAAGGGTCTGCACTACGCGCACGAGCGCAAGGACGAGGGAGGCGTGCCGCTCGCCATCGTGCACCGCGACGTGTCGCCGCAGAACATCCTCGTCGCCTACGACGGCGCGGTGAAGATCGCCGACTTCGGCATCGCGAGCGCGAACCTCTTCCGCGAAGAGCCGGGCGTTCTCAAAGGAAAATTCGCGTACATGTCGCCCGAGCAGGCTCGCGGCGACAGGGTCGACAGGCGCAGCGACATCTACGCGCTCGGCGTGGTCTTCTACGAGCTGCTCGCGCTGCGCTCGCCCTACGGCAAGCTCGCCGACGAGGCGCTGCTCGAGGCCGTCAAGTCCGGCAGCTACAAGCCGCCCTCGACCTACGCGCCCGACGTGCCGCCCGAGCTCGAGGCGATCATCCTGCGCGCGATGCGCCGCGCGCCCGAGGAGCGATTCGGGACCGCGCGCGAGATGTCCGCGGCGATCGCGCGCACGCTGCTCGCCAAGCAGGAGCTCATCGACAACGCGTCGATCGAGGCGATGCTGATGGAGCTGTTCGGCCGCGAGCTCGAGCTGCCCGCCGCGGGCATGCACGAGACGTCGCAAGCCGCGACGCTCGCCGCCGTCCCGCTCGCGCGCACGCCCTCGGAGGGCACGCACAGCGCGCCGCCTGCGCGGGTCGCGCGCGAGGTCCGGCACGTCGCGGTCGTCACGCTGCGCATCGATTCGGGGATCGACATGGAGACGGCCGGCGGCAAGCAGGCCGCGCGGCGGGCGGGGGCCTCGATCCGCGCGACGCTCGACGACATCGCCTTCAAGCGCGGCGCGGTCTGGTCGTGGGAGTCGCCCTGGTCTGCGCGCGCGGTCGTCGGGCTCATGGCCAACCCCTCGCGCGCCGCCGCCGACGCCGCCTCGCTCGCGATCGACGTGCACGAGGCGCTCGCCGGCGCCTCCGAGGATCAACCGGCGCCGCTCTCGGCCTCGATCGGCATCGTTCGCGGCATCGCCTCGGGCGAGCGCGACGATCAGGGCCACCTCGTTCGCCACACGCTGCAGGAGCCGTCCGACTACCTGGCCGATCGCGTGGGCGCCGCGACGCCCTTCGGCAGGACGTGGGTCGCGGGCGGCGTCTACCGCCTCGTGCGCCGCGACTTCCGCTGGGGCGAGGCGCCGAGCCTCGAGCTGCGCGAGGCGGGAGGCCACCGCGTGCCCGCGCAGATGCGCCTGTACGCGCTCGAGCGCCCGCTCACGCGCGAGGAGCGCATGTCCGAGCACGCGCTCGCGCAGAGCGATCTGGTCGGCCGTGACGCGGAGAAGGCGGACCTGCAGACCGCGTATCACCGCGCCGTCTCGCCGCCGCTCGGCGGGGTGCCCGGCTCGCCTCCCTCGTCCCAGGGCCCGAGCGCGCTCGCGCGTTCGCCGCGCGGCGAGCTGGTGGCGCGCGTGGTGGTCGGCGAGATGGGCATCGGCAAGACCGCGCTCGTCTCGACGTTCCTGTCGGAGCTGCCGAGCGGCGCGCGCGTGGTGCAGGTCGAGTGCTCGCCCGTGAAGATCGAGCTGCCGCTCGCCACCGTGGCCGACGTGCTGCGCGAGGTGACGGGCATGGGCCTCGACAACCCGCTCGAGGAGGCGCAAGCCGCGCTCACCAGCATCTTCGGCCCGGTCGCGCGCCTGCCCAACGCGTCGCGAGAGATCCTGCGCCTCGCCGAGCTCGTCACCGGCAAGCAGCACAGCGAGCCCCACGAGGAGGACGCGGGCAACTACCGGCACGACCTCGTGGTGCAGGGCCTTCGTCACCTGCTCGGGGCGCTCGCGGCCGACCAGCCGCTCGTGATGGTGGTCGACGGGCTGCAGTGGGCGGACCGGGCGAGCCTCGAGCTGCTCAAGGAGCTTTTGCGCAGGTCCCAGCCGCTCGCGATCCTGGCGGTGCTCGTCACGCGGCCCGAGGAGCGGGTCATCCCGTACATCGAGGGGCTCGTGCGCATCGAGCTGAAGGGGCTCGAGCCCGAGGAGCAGGTGCGCCTCGTCGAGGCGCGGCTCGGCGTGCGCGACGGCGTCGCGGCGGTGTGCGGCGAGCTGGTCCCGCGCGTCGCGGGCAATCCCTTCTTCCTGCTCGAGATGGTCGACGCGCTGCTCGAGCGCGGCACCCTCGAGATCGTCGAGCGCGAAGACGGCCGCCACGAGCTGGTCCGCCACGAGCGCCCCGGCGAGCGCAGCGAGGCCCTGCCCCAGACGCTCGAGCAGCTCATCGGCGACCGCCTCCGCGAGCTGCCGCTCGAGGAGCACGACGTCGTCGACTGGCTCGCCGTCGCCGGAGGTCCGCTGTCGGAGAGCGACATCCTCGCGCTCGCGCGTCTGCCGGACGACGAGGCGATCACGAGGCTGTGCGCGCGCGGGCTTTGCGACAGACGCACGGGCGCGATCGACTTCCGCCACCCGCTCGCGCGCGACGTCGCCTACCTCGCGCTCGATCCTCCCAAGCGCTCGCGCATGCACCTCGCGCTCGGCGAGCACCTCTTGCGCACGCCGCTCGCGCGCGGCTTGCCGGCGGCGATCGTGGCGCGCCACCTCGCGCGCGGCGAGGCGTCCGTGCCCGCGGCCGAGATGTACCTCGAGGCCGCAGGAGCCGCGCGCAGCGCCCACCAGGAGCAGCTCGCGCTTCGCTACTACGTGCGCGCCCTGGCGCTGCTTCCGCCCGAGGATCCGCGCCGCATCGGAGCGCACGCATCGCTCGAGGCCATCTACCGTCACCTCGGCCGGCGGCAGGAGCGGCGCAAGCACCTGCTCGAGCTGCGCAGGCTCGCGCGCCAGAGCGGCAAGGCACGCTGGGCGGCCCTCGCGCTCGTGCGCACCGCGCGCCTCGACTGCGACGACGGGCACCTCGCTCGCGGCCTGCCCGTCGCCCAGCGCGCCGCCGAGGTCGCGCGCATCGCCCGGCAGCCCGCGCTCGAGGTCGAGGCCTTCACGATCCTCGCCGAGATCCTCGGCGACCTCGGCGACGTGCAAGGCGCGATCGACGCCTGCGAGCGCGCCCTGCGCGTGGCCCAATCGGCCAAGCTCCCCCCGCGCCTGCGCGCCGAGGTGCTCCGCTCGAAGGGCGTGCTCCTGCGCCGCGTGGGCCGCGTCGAGGAGGCGGCCATGGCCCACGCCGAGGCGATCGCCGTCTTCCGCGCCGTCGGCGCGCGGCGCAGCGAGGCGCGCGCGAAGAACGCCCTCGCCTACGCGATGTTCGTGATGGAGCGCTTCGAGGACGCCATCGCCCTCGGCCTCGCCTCGATCGGCATCGACCTCGACATCGGCGGACGCTTCCAGATCGCCAAGACGCTGAGCAACGTGGGCCAGGCCTACGCGCGCCTCGGCGACACCGAGCGCGGCCTGAGCTACCTGAAGCGCGCCCGCGAGGCCCACGAGCGCTACGCCGACCAGGACTCGCGCGCCGACACGCTCCTCTGCTCGGCCGAGATCCTCCTCGAGACGGGCAACGTCTTCGAGGCCGCCGCGCTCTGCGGTGACGCCGGCGCGCTCGTCGCCGCCACGGGCAGCGCCTACGACACCGTGCACGAACGCATCGTCCGGGCCCTGCTCGCGCGCGCCGAGGGCCGGCCGGGCGAGGCCGTCGCGCACGCGCAGGCCGCGCGCAAGCTCGCCGAGCCGCAAGGCCTCCTCAGCTACCACATCTACGCGACGGCCATCGAAGCCGCCGCCCGCGTCGACGCCGGCGAACAGCACACGGGGGTCCTGCTCGCTCGCACGGCGCTCGGTGCGATCGAGGCCACCTCGAGCTCCGAGTACGGCATCGAGGTGCGCGCGCTGTGCTGCGATGCGCTCCGCAAGGGCATGTCCACGAGCGGCCGTGACGCGCTGCTCCGCACCTCGAGCCACGTGCGCCGGGTCGCTGATCACATCCGCGATCCGCGCCTGCGCTCGCTCTTCTTGCGGCGGCCCGTCGTCGAGCGCATCCTCTCTCAGGCTGAAGGCGCGGGCGCGGGCTTGTCCCCGTACGATCCCCTGAGCCGCGGCGGAACGGCATGA
- a CDS encoding MFS transporter has product MLVQEPAPSRPKSPTPGPTADEIYAPPKADAPRPAPADSSPPDRPAAGAPWVASTYFGEGLPYSMVHQVAQELFTSFGASLSAIGHTALYGLAWNFKFTWSPLVDVYGTTRRWVVGAQILLGLALLALAEPAQRGELGHVAWGLVLVSVLAATQDIAVDGFYLEALPQKQQAALSGLRVGAFRAAMLVGKGGLVILAGVAGGWRWSFVAAAAMMLLLGGAHALLLPRPALAAAAAKKRFVEAFVSYFKQPGVALGLAFILTYRAGDAMMFAMGSPFLRDLGFGTAARGVVSGLAGTTCSIGGAMLGGMIIAKLGLERTLRPIAILQSLAILIYAWLAWARPGWTAVVASVLVEQVAAGIGTAALMVFLMRRCAGEYKASHFAVGSALMSLATTIAGTVSGDIAERIGFFWFFALAFLASIPGVVLSFFVPLTAPTAGGGDAAAAR; this is encoded by the coding sequence GTGCTCGTCCAAGAACCCGCCCCTTCGCGCCCCAAATCCCCGACCCCGGGCCCGACCGCGGACGAGATCTACGCGCCCCCCAAGGCCGACGCGCCGCGCCCCGCTCCCGCCGACAGCTCCCCGCCCGACCGGCCCGCGGCCGGCGCTCCGTGGGTGGCCTCGACCTACTTCGGCGAGGGGCTGCCCTATTCGATGGTCCACCAGGTCGCCCAGGAGCTTTTCACCTCCTTCGGGGCGAGCTTGTCGGCGATCGGGCACACCGCGCTCTACGGCCTCGCGTGGAACTTCAAGTTCACCTGGAGCCCGCTCGTCGACGTCTACGGCACGACCCGGCGCTGGGTCGTTGGAGCTCAAATCTTGCTGGGCCTCGCGCTCCTGGCGCTCGCGGAGCCGGCGCAGCGAGGAGAGCTTGGGCACGTGGCCTGGGGCCTCGTGCTCGTGTCGGTGCTGGCCGCGACGCAGGACATCGCGGTCGACGGCTTCTACCTCGAGGCGCTGCCGCAGAAGCAGCAAGCCGCGCTCTCGGGGCTGCGCGTGGGGGCGTTCCGGGCCGCGATGCTCGTCGGCAAGGGCGGGCTCGTGATCCTCGCCGGCGTCGCGGGCGGGTGGCGGTGGTCGTTCGTCGCCGCGGCCGCGATGATGCTCCTCCTCGGCGGAGCGCACGCGCTCCTTTTGCCCCGTCCTGCGCTCGCCGCGGCGGCGGCGAAGAAGCGGTTCGTGGAGGCGTTCGTCTCGTATTTCAAGCAGCCCGGCGTCGCGCTCGGGCTCGCCTTCATCCTCACCTACCGCGCGGGCGACGCGATGATGTTCGCGATGGGCTCGCCCTTCCTGCGCGATCTCGGCTTCGGCACGGCCGCGCGCGGGGTGGTGAGCGGCCTCGCCGGCACCACCTGCTCGATCGGCGGCGCCATGCTCGGCGGCATGATCATCGCGAAGCTCGGCCTCGAGCGCACGCTGCGGCCGATCGCGATCCTGCAGAGCCTGGCGATCTTGATCTACGCCTGGCTCGCCTGGGCGCGGCCCGGCTGGACGGCGGTCGTCGCCTCCGTGCTCGTCGAGCAGGTCGCTGCGGGCATCGGCACCGCGGCCCTGATGGTGTTCCTGATGCGGCGCTGCGCGGGCGAGTACAAGGCCTCGCACTTCGCCGTCGGCAGCGCGCTCATGAGCCTCGCCACCACGATCGCGGGCACCGTGAGCGGCGACATCGCCGAGCGCATCGGCTTCTTCTGGTTCTTCGCGCTCGCGTTCCTCGCCTCGATCCCGGGCGTCGTCCTGTCGTTCTTCGTGCCGCTCACCGCGCCCACCGCGGGTGGCGGAGATGCCGCCGCCGCGCGGTGA